The following coding sequences are from one Nilaparvata lugens isolate BPH chromosome 6, ASM1435652v1, whole genome shotgun sequence window:
- the LOC111056065 gene encoding uncharacterized protein LOC111056065 has translation MDNEKLISLVQEHVRDVQRNLWTKIAEQIGSEVEAVKKRWQGLRDSFRKEFNKSHSGESGEATYSSSWPYYNQMLFLKDVVSHRKLHAKKPPTAHEHKLQQKELLVSDSISDESDSSNQHGVDLIESSCDVSNDTTYFHHLHPVASEMQPPPTSSTTNLKRKLERSSEDPFLEIEKQKMKLLTENSLLQQNPDFLFLQSLLPYLMRVPEHRKLEVRNKIQSVLIDEQSRHTSHMSD, from the exons atggacaatgaaaagttgataagtttggttcaagagcatgtt cgtgatgttcagaggaatctgtggacaaagattgctgaacagaTAGGATCTGAAG ttgAGGCCGTGAAAAAAAGATGGCAAGGTCTCCGAGATTCGTTCAGAAAAGAGTTCAATAAATCCCATTCAGGGGAGTCAGGTGAGGCCACTTACAGTTCTTCATGGCCCTACTACAACCAAATGCTATTTTTGAAAGATGTGGTGTCACACAGAAAGCTACATGCCAAAAAACCACCTACTGCACATGAACATAAATTACAGCAAAAAGAATTATTAGTATCTGACAGCATTAGTGATGAGAGTGATTCATCCAACCAGCATGGTGTAGACCTTATTGAGAGTTCTTGTGATGTTTCTAATGACACAACTTATTTCCATCATTTACACCCAGTGGCTTCTGAAATGCAGCCTCCTCCAACATCCTCTACAACCAACCTCAAGAGGAAGCTTGAACGCTCATCAGAGGATCCTTTTCTTgagattgaaaaacaaaaaatgaaactgCTTACAGAAAATTCATTACTGCAACAGAACCCGGACTTTTTGTTTCTGCAAAGCCTGCTTCCATATTTGATGAGGGTTCCTGAGCACAGGAAACTGGAAGTTAGAAATAAGATTCAAAGTGTTCTGATTGATGAACAATCTAGACATACGAGTCACATGTCAGATTAA